The proteins below come from a single Saccharophagus degradans 2-40 genomic window:
- a CDS encoding porin family protein, which yields MTKLLAKAQILILIGSVLALSQGAMADRERGVYIGGGLGQADIGVDNFLGGKIPVKTAELFAGYKYNNWLGLEVRMGASLRDETYALDSTSPTGRIELASLWINQYRSIYYRPEITNDIAKIYGLIGMTLAQTTSTIKDVDYHASAEGNSYGIGAGLILNEKTYFNLEYRILIETEIDTFSIIGFNVDYRF from the coding sequence ATGACCAAGCTACTAGCTAAAGCTCAAATACTTATACTTATTGGTAGTGTATTAGCCCTATCGCAAGGCGCCATGGCCGATCGCGAACGCGGTGTGTATATAGGTGGGGGGTTAGGGCAGGCAGATATAGGCGTTGATAACTTCCTTGGGGGTAAGATTCCCGTAAAAACAGCCGAGTTATTTGCCGGTTATAAATATAATAACTGGCTTGGTCTAGAAGTTAGGATGGGGGCAAGCTTGCGCGATGAAACCTACGCGCTCGATTCAACTAGCCCAACAGGACGCATCGAGTTGGCATCGCTATGGATTAACCAATACCGTTCTATTTATTACCGCCCAGAGATTACCAATGATATTGCAAAAATATATGGCTTAATAGGTATGACGCTAGCGCAAACTACATCCACTATTAAAGATGTAGATTACCATGCAAGCGCAGAGGGTAACTCGTACGGTATTGGGGCGGGTTTAATACTAAACGAAAAAACCTATTTTAATTTGGAATATCGTATCCTTATAGAAACCGAAATAGATACGTTTAGTATTATCGGTTTTAATGTGGATTACCGTTTTTAG
- a CDS encoding methyltransferase family protein, whose translation MLVELCFHISLFCPVNLILFIPSVALYIASLSIALVGAGVILAGAYLFKKHQTTVNPMHPERSSTLVQTGVYRFTRNPMYLGMLLIILSYLLLRFSFVGLVLPIVFVFLMTHMQIKPEEEMLTKLFGDAYLQYLQRVRPWL comes from the coding sequence GTGTTAGTTGAGCTTTGCTTTCATATATCCCTTTTTTGCCCTGTAAACCTAATTTTATTTATCCCCAGTGTTGCGCTTTATATAGCAAGCTTAAGCATTGCGCTTGTTGGTGCTGGTGTAATTCTTGCCGGCGCATATCTGTTTAAAAAACACCAAACTACCGTAAACCCTATGCACCCAGAGCGTAGCAGTACTTTGGTGCAAACTGGTGTTTATAGGTTTACGCGCAACCCTATGTACTTAGGCATGCTGCTTATAATTCTTTCTTACTTGCTGCTAAGGTTTAGTTTTGTAGGGTTGGTATTGCCAATTGTGTTTGTGTTTTTAATGACACATATGCAAATAAAACCAGAAGAAGAAATGCTGACCAAATTGTTTGGTGATGCGTACTTGCAGTATTTGCAGCGTGTTAGGCCTTGGCTGTAA
- a CDS encoding PEP-CTERM sorting domain-containing protein (PEP-CTERM proteins occur, often in large numbers, in the proteomes of bacteria that also encode an exosortase, a predicted intramembrane cysteine proteinase. The presence of a PEP-CTERM domain at a protein's C-terminus predicts cleavage within the sorting domain, followed by covalent anchoring to some some component of the (usually Gram-negative) cell surface. Many PEP-CTERM proteins exhibit an unusual sequence composition that includes large numbers of potential glycosylation sites. Expression of one such protein has been shown restore the ability of a bacterium to form floc, a type of biofilm.), which produces MRFKFLVSSVLAFGLASGAHAGLINGDFEDGLNGWEAYDDVAENGGVAIIGDNAAYGASTLFQASNTGAGVVNFEFDFLADISDDISSSHFSDFFASSLYFTDDISTFDLFGGYDDVQWMFDVDAYGEIVYEGSVTDSAVGTGWRHFSFEFVSSYDYVVTVFDIFDINGNVDSTFQIDNVSLSAVIASVPEPSSLVLFLSLLGFAGLVRVRALNTK; this is translated from the coding sequence ATGCGATTTAAATTTTTAGTTAGTTCTGTGCTTGCGTTTGGCTTGGCTAGCGGTGCACATGCAGGCTTAATTAATGGCGACTTCGAAGACGGACTTAACGGTTGGGAGGCCTACGATGATGTTGCCGAAAATGGTGGGGTAGCAATCATAGGGGACAACGCAGCATATGGTGCAAGCACGCTGTTTCAGGCCAGCAATACAGGTGCAGGCGTTGTAAACTTCGAATTCGATTTTTTGGCTGATATTTCTGATGATATCTCATCAAGTCATTTCTCAGATTTTTTCGCAAGCTCCTTGTATTTTACTGACGATATATCAACTTTTGATCTATTCGGTGGCTATGATGACGTTCAATGGATGTTTGATGTAGATGCCTATGGTGAAATCGTTTATGAAGGTTCAGTTACAGACAGTGCTGTTGGGACAGGCTGGAGACACTTTAGTTTTGAATTTGTGAGTAGCTATGACTATGTCGTAACGGTGTTCGATATCTTTGATATTAATGGTAATGTTGATTCTACATTCCAAATAGATAACGTTTCGTTATCCGCAGTAATAGCTAGCGTGCCAGAACCCTCTAGCTTGGTACTATTCCTTTCGCTTTTAGGGTTTGCCGGTCTAGTTAGAGTGCGTGCTTTAAACACCAAATAA
- a CDS encoding methyltransferase has translation MPSPLQTLFLQLHQELVSSKLLWQPSLFVNPSPSWLKLYPALTEQCLSLSENQLTELEQQPELIPLWLSAHLPHITQLTALTELEMNANSATALPKQWDAGIPGRKAKQIKAFAEAFKPEGDILVDWCSGKAHLGRTLSALYAAPCLALEYNPTLCQQGNVLARKRNLNTHFVATDVLKLGVALPASSHICALHACGDLHRSLVAQATSHPVAALTFAPCCYPLWLDDTYTPLSKTALKHNLQLDRTDLHLAVQECVTATPREQSLSHKQATWRLGFDCLQRDIRQSDSYLNTPSLPLSALNNGFEHYCRTLAALKNLTLPQNIQWQHYEKAGEVRWAKLRRLQLVRHAYRRALELWLVLDLALRLEEANYTVVINQFCDRALTPRNIIINAKLNTH, from the coding sequence ATGCCTTCGCCCCTGCAAACCTTATTTTTACAGCTACACCAAGAGCTTGTTAGCAGTAAATTGCTGTGGCAGCCGTCGCTTTTTGTAAACCCATCCCCTTCTTGGCTAAAGCTCTACCCGGCTTTAACAGAGCAATGCCTAAGCTTAAGCGAAAACCAGCTCACCGAGCTAGAGCAACAACCAGAGCTAATCCCCCTGTGGCTTAGCGCACACTTGCCACACATTACACAGCTTACTGCTCTAACCGAACTAGAGATGAACGCAAATTCAGCCACAGCGCTGCCCAAGCAGTGGGATGCTGGCATACCCGGCAGAAAAGCCAAGCAAATAAAAGCGTTTGCCGAAGCGTTCAAACCAGAGGGCGACATACTTGTAGATTGGTGCAGTGGCAAAGCGCACCTAGGCCGAACCCTTTCTGCGCTATATGCAGCCCCCTGCCTAGCCTTGGAATATAACCCAACCCTGTGCCAGCAAGGCAATGTGTTAGCGCGTAAACGCAACCTTAACACGCACTTTGTGGCAACCGATGTACTTAAGCTAGGTGTAGCCTTACCTGCAAGCTCACATATTTGCGCCTTACACGCCTGCGGCGACCTGCATAGAAGCTTGGTAGCCCAAGCTACAAGCCACCCTGTTGCCGCCCTAACGTTTGCACCGTGCTGCTACCCATTATGGCTAGACGATACTTACACACCGCTTTCGAAAACTGCACTTAAACACAATTTGCAGCTAGACCGCACAGATTTGCATTTGGCTGTACAAGAGTGCGTTACAGCTACACCAAGAGAGCAAAGCCTTAGCCATAAACAAGCAACGTGGCGGTTAGGGTTTGATTGTTTACAGCGAGACATAAGACAAAGTGATAGCTATTTAAACACTCCATCTTTGCCCCTTTCCGCCCTTAATAATGGCTTCGAGCATTATTGCCGTACATTAGCTGCATTAAAAAATTTAACGCTACCGCAAAATATTCAATGGCAGCATTATGAAAAAGCAGGCGAAGTGCGCTGGGCAAAATTACGCAGACTACAACTAGTTCGCCATGCATATAGGCGAGCGTTAGAGTTATGGCTGGTGTTAGATTTAGCACTGCGCCTCGAAGAAGCGAATTACACTGTAGTCATTAATCAGTTTTGCGACCGGGCTTTAACACCCAGAAATATTATTATAAATGCTAAATTAAACACGCATTAA
- the lepB gene encoding signal peptidase I → MLTTIKIFLSLIVPGAGPMFANRYWAGSLVPLLGLAWVILLCITRLITFRYGLCLLLIGLALIHLFTFLNALKHINTVANVKALTHFFVLTAVNLVIIVGSHTYKAHIFGFAFYHIPSVSMQPTLMPGDIVLVDTWHYKTNPPHVGDVIVFKGGNNKPILVKRITRTQQSSANAEFELFVEGDNALRSIDSRSFGWVSSNNLIGKVDFVWFNFYTSDRILKNRLTKQFKKATPTPRESIVQ, encoded by the coding sequence ATGTTAACTACAATAAAAATATTTCTAAGCTTAATCGTTCCCGGCGCAGGCCCAATGTTTGCCAACAGGTACTGGGCAGGCAGTTTAGTGCCTTTACTTGGCTTGGCTTGGGTTATATTGCTGTGTATTACACGTTTAATTACCTTCAGATACGGGCTATGCCTACTACTTATAGGTTTAGCCTTAATTCATCTATTTACTTTTTTAAACGCACTAAAACATATAAATACAGTCGCAAACGTAAAAGCACTTACGCATTTTTTTGTACTTACAGCTGTAAACCTAGTGATTATTGTTGGTAGCCACACTTATAAAGCGCATATCTTTGGGTTTGCTTTTTACCATATACCCTCTGTCTCTATGCAGCCCACGCTTATGCCGGGCGATATTGTATTAGTTGATACATGGCACTATAAAACCAATCCACCTCATGTTGGCGATGTAATAGTTTTTAAAGGTGGAAATAACAAGCCAATATTAGTTAAACGTATAACTCGAACCCAGCAATCAAGTGCTAATGCCGAGTTCGAGCTATTTGTCGAGGGTGACAACGCTTTACGCAGTATAGACAGCAGAAGCTTTGGGTGGGTTAGCTCTAATAATCTAATAGGTAAAGTGGATTTCGTTTGGTTCAACTTTTACACATCAGACAGAATTTTAAAAAACAGACTAACCAAACAATTCAAAAAAGCAACACCTACGCCAAGGGAATCAATAGTGCAATAA
- a CDS encoding PEP-CTERM sorting domain-containing protein, translating into MSYLKSVALTVMALTFSAVSNANLLVNGDFEDDVGLTGSRWGVYSSINGWQTYSGPGIEIQRNTIVAAQSGNQYVELDSHTGTDTNSVMYQAIDSLSVGASYELSFWYHARTNNGAANDNGIEVLWGDSLPGATVLDLEGYSRNSNLGWMNFSLDLVATAETMFLSFGATGLDNTLGGFIDNVSLTAVPEPGTLALFAIGAAGLLVGRRRLQS; encoded by the coding sequence ATGAGCTATTTAAAGAGCGTTGCTTTAACAGTAATGGCGCTTACTTTTTCAGCGGTTTCTAATGCAAATCTGCTAGTAAATGGTGATTTTGAGGATGATGTGGGCCTTACTGGCTCTCGCTGGGGTGTTTATAGCAGCATCAATGGCTGGCAGACCTATTCTGGCCCTGGTATTGAAATTCAGCGTAATACTATTGTGGCTGCACAAAGTGGCAATCAATACGTAGAGTTGGATTCGCATACAGGTACAGATACTAACTCGGTAATGTACCAAGCGATTGATAGCTTATCTGTTGGTGCTAGCTACGAGCTTAGCTTTTGGTACCATGCTCGCACTAACAACGGTGCCGCAAACGATAACGGTATAGAAGTGCTGTGGGGCGATAGCTTGCCTGGCGCGACTGTTTTAGATTTGGAAGGTTATTCACGTAACAGCAATCTTGGCTGGATGAACTTTAGCCTAGATTTAGTTGCAACAGCAGAAACTATGTTTTTGTCTTTTGGCGCAACGGGTTTAGATAATACTCTAGGCGGCTTTATCGATAACGTAAGTCTTACTGCTGTACCAGAGCCGGGCACTTTAGCGTTGTTTGCTATTGGCGCTGCAGGCCTCTTAGTTGGTCGTCGCCGCTTACAGAGCTAA
- a CDS encoding type II toxin-antitoxin system HipA family toxin, translating to MAYELAYVFAASPTGEQHFAGTLESKTGTGTFTYAASWLANDWAYPLDPLNLPLSTKRYRALNKHGLFGVFCDAAPDDWGTRIMLLRHEHAPANELERLIRTSGGGVGCLRYSLSRGQAKVPAPLPTMQHLHDLAKAAEKLELKHKLAPEELALLEPGSSMGGARPKVTVADDETRWLVKFAKAWDLVDVPLLEYCSMQFLKDVLGLNVPETRLINVGGKNAFAIVRFDGVANSPKHFISANSLFNQDRIRPIEDSKRNPYSYCNLASIIRKHCSNFKEDNKELFMRMVANIVMGNTDDHARNHALLFDITTAKWQLSPAYDMLPIVATRSGLQAMGVGEHGAKATLENALSYANLFGLKTAEAQALCQKVSNAYTGWPDYCLQNGMQAADVQLVQGAMLNELN from the coding sequence ATGGCTTACGAATTAGCGTATGTTTTTGCCGCTAGCCCCACTGGCGAGCAGCACTTTGCGGGCACGCTCGAATCCAAGACTGGCACAGGCACGTTCACTTATGCCGCTAGCTGGTTGGCAAACGATTGGGCCTACCCACTAGACCCATTAAATCTACCCCTTTCAACTAAACGTTACCGAGCACTTAACAAGCACGGCTTATTTGGTGTGTTTTGTGATGCTGCGCCAGATGATTGGGGAACGCGTATTATGCTGCTGCGCCACGAGCACGCGCCTGCAAACGAACTCGAGCGGTTAATTCGCACAAGCGGAGGTGGGGTTGGCTGCCTGCGTTATAGCTTGTCGCGCGGGCAAGCTAAAGTGCCGGCGCCATTGCCCACAATGCAGCACTTACACGATTTAGCTAAAGCTGCAGAGAAGCTAGAACTAAAACACAAACTTGCCCCCGAAGAATTAGCCTTGCTCGAGCCTGGGTCATCTATGGGCGGCGCACGGCCAAAGGTTACCGTCGCCGATGATGAAACTCGTTGGTTAGTTAAGTTCGCAAAAGCATGGGACCTAGTGGATGTTCCCTTGCTGGAATACTGCAGTATGCAGTTTTTAAAAGATGTACTTGGCTTGAACGTACCAGAAACTCGATTGATTAATGTGGGGGGTAAAAACGCGTTTGCGATTGTTCGATTTGATGGTGTGGCTAATTCACCAAAGCATTTTATTTCTGCCAACAGTTTGTTTAACCAAGATCGTATTCGCCCCATCGAAGATTCAAAGCGTAACCCATATTCCTATTGCAACTTGGCCAGCATTATTCGCAAGCACTGCTCGAATTTTAAAGAGGATAATAAAGAGCTGTTTATGCGTATGGTTGCCAACATTGTAATGGGGAATACCGATGACCATGCGCGTAATCATGCTTTGTTATTTGATATTACTACCGCTAAGTGGCAGCTTTCACCGGCTTACGACATGCTGCCCATAGTGGCTACACGCAGCGGTTTACAAGCTATGGGAGTTGGTGAGCATGGAGCGAAAGCTACGTTAGAAAACGCTTTAAGTTACGCAAATTTATTTGGTTTAAAAACTGCAGAAGCACAAGCTCTGTGTCAAAAAGTTAGTAACGCCTACACTGGCTGGCCAGACTATTGTTTGCAAAACGGTATGCAAGCAGCGGATGTGCAACTCGTGCAAGGCGCTATGCTTAATGAGTTGAATTGA
- a CDS encoding HAD family hydrolase yields the protein MTTLLFDLGGVLIELDGSPLKDHWLETPVSYADAWLRWGQSPVVKAFETGIMTADEFVERIIAEQGLLISAEQFKQEFTRWPKGLFTGARELLLNLRKDYTLGFYSNTNELHLPWLTKDLGLESLFDYCFASYEIGYFKPDTHGFAYASDKMGADPRSILFIDDNMINVEGARKAGLHAEKAFELEEVKAVLHKYGCTG from the coding sequence GTGACGACTTTGTTGTTTGACTTAGGTGGTGTGCTAATTGAATTAGATGGCAGCCCCCTTAAGGATCATTGGCTAGAAACGCCTGTTAGCTATGCCGATGCTTGGCTGCGTTGGGGGCAGTCGCCGGTAGTCAAAGCCTTTGAAACAGGCATTATGACCGCCGATGAATTTGTAGAGCGTATTATCGCCGAGCAAGGGCTGTTGATTTCTGCCGAGCAATTTAAGCAGGAATTTACTCGTTGGCCAAAGGGCTTGTTTACTGGCGCGAGGGAATTATTGTTGAACTTGCGAAAAGACTACACATTAGGCTTTTACTCCAATACCAACGAGCTGCATTTACCCTGGTTAACAAAAGATTTAGGTCTAGAAAGCTTATTTGACTATTGCTTTGCGTCGTATGAGATTGGTTACTTCAAACCAGATACACATGGCTTTGCCTACGCGTCCGATAAGATGGGGGCAGACCCGCGCAGTATTTTGTTTATAGACGATAATATGATCAACGTGGAAGGCGCGCGCAAAGCGGGTTTGCATGCAGAAAAAGCATTTGAGCTCGAAGAAGTGAAAGCGGTACTGCATAAATACGGCTGTACGGGTTAA
- a CDS encoding helix-turn-helix domain-containing protein, giving the protein MPRDDYLSGISAEALNLHAIFAQNIKEARKARGWSQIEAAERCLLSRGAYRAVENGELGTAIGVYWLVLDTFGLIDGVAELAAPHKDEIGRRNREVRAKR; this is encoded by the coding sequence ATGCCTAGAGACGATTACCTAAGTGGAATTAGCGCAGAAGCGCTTAATTTACACGCTATATTTGCACAAAACATCAAAGAAGCGCGCAAAGCCCGCGGTTGGAGCCAAATAGAAGCTGCAGAGCGGTGTTTACTGTCGCGTGGCGCATACCGCGCAGTTGAAAATGGCGAGCTTGGTACAGCTATAGGAGTGTATTGGTTGGTGTTAGATACCTTCGGCCTGATAGACGGCGTAGCCGAGCTGGCGGCACCGCATAAGGACGAAATAGGGCGCCGCAACCGCGAAGTGCGGGCTAAGAGGTAA